The following are encoded together in the Mesoterricola sediminis genome:
- a CDS encoding ATP-binding protein produces MSGSNSFTKTLVRVLLAAALGSGAAAQEPEPPGMRPVKVFREAEGLPQMAIYALAADRGGHLWAGTMAGIARFDGHRWQSVEAPPNGYALMANANAMTGTSDGAMWVGTRFQGILEFKDGRCRVHNTATGLPLDNVNAVLERSRPDAQGRPVIYAATYGKGLAVFENGAWRQVPGDLPDGRLHCLFERDGEIWVGTHKGIWILGSTGWRPFEGNGDLPDAVVRSLAETRDAQGARTLWIGLERGGLCAVRDGRVTMLPLKARTGCESVRSLLPGPGGSLWVALFGGGLVRIDGDRWEILNTQAGFPTDHVRSLATTPGGPGGTTLWAGLDGKGVLRLHPGGWRRFELPWKKADQRIQCFAETRDPATGRSVLWMGHRALARLQDGGWKVYHPDPEDKADSVRALFAFPGGQDLHFGKGQDLVVFSNGRFRAWTAADGLPAGQIRVLTGVQDGAGHRQLYIGTSRGLAVWDGRSVRVLDPPPGDPECAVRALAVDGPRLWVGTDRGLACLEAGAWVRPPGLNGLPSVGVHAILPFPSRSGRGLLVGTFGSGLWVLEDADRTSPPQCFNTRNTPALRHDLIYDIVADGQGRYLVDGPRGVARLDPAGWAWDTFTVEDGLPGTECLKGALFRDAAGRVWIGTEDGPAWADPREMPPDRTPKALVLESATAGGAPIGPGAGLPHDVRDVIFSFRLLTGHRERDSLFRTRLAGLQDAPGEWSPEPAAHFTSLPSGAYTLEVWGRDYAGNETGPLRFSFRVARPWWNRPWAWVLYAAAAAAAVQGLLMLRTRLLADRNRDLEARVAEATDEIRRQQEEAEALNRELIQLNLEKNKLLGIAAHDLRSPLNTISLVSEGLVTGDLMDCPPDLQPWIRKISTSARHMTELIGAFLDVAALESGRLLPKPAAVPVAEVLEPLASLFQPRLDAKGQHLRIEAGEPGCRVLADPSHLRQILDNLLSNASKFSPAGADLGLGARRSGALVLFEVADQGPGLKDEDQAKLFRRFAKLSARPTAGEASSGLGLSIVKQLVDANHGRIWAENLPAGGCVFRVEMPAADFPERDGRG; encoded by the coding sequence ATGTCCGGTTCGAACAGCTTCACCAAGACCCTGGTCCGCGTCCTCCTGGCCGCGGCCCTGGGCTCGGGCGCCGCCGCGCAGGAGCCCGAGCCCCCCGGGATGCGTCCCGTGAAGGTCTTCCGGGAGGCCGAGGGCCTGCCCCAGATGGCCATCTACGCGCTCGCGGCGGACCGGGGCGGCCACCTCTGGGCGGGCACGATGGCAGGGATCGCCCGGTTTGACGGGCACCGGTGGCAGTCCGTGGAGGCGCCGCCCAACGGCTACGCCCTGATGGCGAACGCCAACGCCATGACCGGCACCTCGGACGGGGCCATGTGGGTGGGGACCCGCTTCCAGGGCATCCTCGAGTTCAAGGACGGCCGGTGCCGGGTCCACAACACGGCCACCGGGCTTCCGCTGGACAACGTCAACGCCGTGCTGGAGCGGTCCCGTCCCGACGCCCAGGGCAGGCCGGTGATCTACGCGGCGACCTACGGCAAGGGCCTCGCGGTCTTCGAGAACGGTGCCTGGCGGCAGGTCCCAGGGGACCTGCCTGACGGAAGGCTCCACTGCCTCTTCGAGCGGGACGGCGAGATCTGGGTGGGCACCCACAAGGGGATCTGGATCCTCGGGAGCACCGGCTGGCGCCCCTTCGAGGGGAACGGGGACCTGCCGGACGCGGTGGTGCGGTCCCTGGCCGAGACCCGGGACGCCCAGGGCGCCCGGACCCTGTGGATCGGGCTGGAGCGGGGCGGCCTCTGCGCCGTCCGCGACGGGCGGGTCACGATGCTCCCCCTCAAGGCCCGCACGGGCTGCGAAAGCGTGCGCTCCCTCCTGCCGGGTCCGGGCGGCAGCCTGTGGGTGGCCCTGTTCGGGGGCGGGCTGGTCCGCATCGACGGCGACCGGTGGGAGATCCTGAACACCCAGGCCGGCTTCCCCACGGACCACGTGCGGTCCCTGGCGACCACCCCGGGCGGTCCCGGCGGCACCACGCTGTGGGCGGGCCTGGACGGGAAGGGGGTGCTCCGCCTCCACCCCGGCGGGTGGCGGCGCTTCGAACTGCCCTGGAAGAAGGCCGACCAGCGGATCCAGTGCTTCGCGGAGACCCGCGATCCGGCAACGGGCCGCAGCGTCCTCTGGATGGGGCACCGGGCCCTGGCGCGGCTCCAGGACGGCGGCTGGAAGGTCTACCATCCCGACCCCGAGGACAAGGCGGACTCGGTGCGGGCCCTCTTCGCCTTCCCGGGGGGGCAGGACCTCCATTTCGGCAAGGGCCAGGATCTGGTGGTCTTCTCCAACGGGCGCTTCCGCGCTTGGACGGCAGCCGATGGCCTTCCCGCCGGGCAGATCCGGGTGCTCACCGGCGTCCAGGACGGGGCGGGACACCGGCAACTCTACATCGGGACGAGCCGGGGCCTGGCCGTCTGGGACGGACGGTCGGTGCGGGTCCTGGACCCGCCGCCGGGGGACCCGGAATGCGCGGTTCGGGCCCTGGCCGTGGACGGCCCGCGCCTGTGGGTCGGCACCGACCGGGGTCTGGCCTGCCTGGAGGCGGGGGCCTGGGTGCGGCCGCCGGGCCTGAACGGCCTGCCGTCCGTAGGCGTCCACGCCATCCTGCCCTTCCCCAGCCGGAGCGGCCGGGGCCTCCTGGTGGGCACCTTCGGCTCGGGGCTGTGGGTGCTGGAGGACGCGGACCGCACCTCGCCGCCCCAGTGCTTCAACACCCGGAACACGCCGGCGCTGCGCCACGACTTGATCTACGACATCGTCGCCGACGGCCAGGGCCGCTACCTGGTGGACGGTCCCCGCGGCGTGGCGCGCCTGGACCCCGCCGGCTGGGCCTGGGACACCTTCACGGTCGAGGACGGGCTGCCCGGGACCGAGTGCCTCAAGGGGGCGCTCTTCCGCGACGCCGCCGGCAGGGTCTGGATCGGCACCGAGGACGGTCCGGCCTGGGCCGATCCCCGCGAGATGCCCCCGGACCGGACGCCCAAGGCGCTGGTGCTGGAATCGGCCACCGCCGGGGGCGCTCCGATCGGGCCCGGGGCGGGCCTGCCCCACGACGTCCGGGACGTGATCTTCTCCTTCCGGCTCCTGACCGGCCACCGGGAGCGGGACAGCCTCTTCCGGACCCGGCTCGCCGGGCTCCAGGACGCGCCGGGCGAATGGTCCCCGGAACCCGCCGCCCACTTCACGAGCCTGCCCTCCGGCGCCTACACCCTGGAGGTCTGGGGACGCGACTACGCGGGCAACGAGACCGGGCCGCTCCGGTTCAGCTTCCGGGTCGCGCGGCCCTGGTGGAACCGGCCCTGGGCATGGGTCCTCTACGCCGCCGCCGCCGCCGCCGCGGTGCAGGGGCTCCTGATGCTGCGCACCCGCCTCCTGGCGGACCGCAACCGGGACCTGGAGGCCCGGGTGGCCGAGGCCACCGACGAGATCCGCCGTCAGCAGGAGGAGGCCGAGGCCCTCAACCGCGAGCTCATCCAGCTCAACCTGGAGAAGAACAAGCTCCTGGGCATCGCAGCCCACGACCTGCGCAGCCCCCTGAACACCATCAGCCTCGTCTCCGAGGGGCTGGTCACCGGCGACCTGATGGATTGCCCGCCCGATCTGCAGCCCTGGATCCGGAAGATCTCCACTTCGGCCCGGCACATGACCGAGCTGATCGGCGCCTTCCTGGACGTGGCCGCCCTGGAGAGCGGCCGGCTGCTGCCGAAGCCCGCGGCCGTGCCGGTCGCCGAAGTCCTGGAACCGCTGGCGAGCCTCTTCCAGCCCCGGCTGGACGCCAAGGGGCAGCACCTGCGGATCGAGGCCGGGGAGCCGGGGTGCCGGGTGCTGGCCGACCCCAGCCACCTGCGGCAGATCCTCGACAACCTGCTCTCCAACGCCTCCAAGTTCTCCCCTGCCGGGGCCGACCTGGGCCTCGGCGCGCGGCGGTCGGGGGCCCTCGTCCTGTTCGAGGTCGCGGACCAGGGCCCGGGCCTGAAGGACGAGGACCAGGCCAAGCTGTTCCGCCGCTTCGCCAAGCTCTCCGCGCGCCCCACCGCCGGTGAGGCCTCCTCCGGCCTGGGCCTCTCCATCGTCAAGCAGCTGGTCGACGCGAACCACGGCCGGATCTGGGCCGAGAACCTCCCCGCGGGGGGCTGCGTGTTCCGGGTGGAGATGCCGGCGGCCGACTTTCCTGAGCGCGATGGTCGGGGTTGA
- the aceA gene encoding isocitrate lyase produces MITPFESRWTGVTRPYSQAQVERLRGTVKVEHTLAQRGARRLWELLKLEPYVPALGAMTGGQAVQMARAGLKAIYCSGWQVAADANLGGQTYPDQSLYPANSVPALVKRINAALQRADQVEFAEGGEGRDWMLPIVADAEAGFGGPLNAFELMKAMIEAGAAGVHFEDQLSSEKKCGHLGGKVLVPTGQFIRTLAAARLAADVLDVPTVLVARTDADSAQLLTSDVDERDRPFLTGERTPEGFHRIRGGIACAVARAVAYAPFADVLWCETSRPDLGEARAFAEGVHREHPGKLLAYNCSPSFNWRRNLSDEEIARFQQELGALGYRFQFITLAGFHALNHGMFELADAYRGEGMTAYARLQEAEFGAEARGYTATRHQREVGTGYFDAVSETLSAGLASTLALTGSTEASQF; encoded by the coding sequence ATGATCACGCCCTTCGAATCCCGCTGGACGGGGGTCACCCGTCCGTACTCCCAGGCCCAGGTCGAACGTCTCCGCGGCACCGTGAAGGTGGAGCACACCCTCGCCCAGCGCGGGGCCCGCCGCCTCTGGGAGCTCCTCAAGCTCGAGCCCTACGTTCCCGCCCTCGGCGCCATGACGGGAGGCCAGGCCGTCCAGATGGCCCGGGCCGGCCTCAAGGCCATCTACTGTTCGGGCTGGCAGGTCGCGGCCGACGCCAACCTGGGCGGCCAGACCTACCCCGACCAGAGCCTCTACCCGGCCAATTCCGTCCCCGCCCTGGTGAAGCGCATCAACGCCGCCCTCCAGCGCGCCGACCAGGTCGAGTTCGCCGAAGGGGGCGAAGGCCGGGACTGGATGCTCCCCATCGTGGCCGACGCCGAGGCCGGCTTCGGGGGTCCCCTCAACGCCTTCGAGCTGATGAAGGCCATGATCGAGGCCGGCGCCGCCGGCGTGCACTTCGAGGACCAGCTGAGCAGCGAGAAGAAGTGCGGCCACCTGGGCGGGAAGGTGCTCGTGCCCACCGGCCAGTTCATCCGCACCCTGGCCGCCGCCCGCCTCGCGGCCGACGTCCTGGACGTGCCCACCGTCCTGGTGGCCCGCACCGACGCGGATTCCGCCCAGCTCCTGACCAGCGACGTGGACGAGCGCGACCGCCCCTTCCTCACCGGGGAGCGGACGCCGGAGGGCTTCCACCGCATCCGCGGCGGCATCGCCTGCGCCGTGGCCCGCGCCGTGGCCTACGCCCCCTTTGCGGACGTGCTCTGGTGCGAGACCAGCCGCCCCGACCTGGGCGAGGCCCGGGCCTTCGCGGAGGGCGTGCACCGGGAGCATCCCGGCAAGCTCCTGGCCTACAACTGCTCCCCCAGCTTCAACTGGCGGCGCAACCTCTCCGACGAGGAGATCGCCCGGTTCCAGCAGGAGCTCGGCGCCCTGGGCTACCGCTTCCAGTTCATCACCCTCGCGGGCTTCCACGCCCTGAACCACGGCATGTTCGAGCTGGCCGACGCCTACCGGGGCGAAGGCATGACCGCCTACGCCCGGCTCCAGGAGGCCGAGTTCGGCGCCGAGGCCCGGGGGTACACCGCCACCCGCCACCAGCGGGAGGTCGGCACCGGCTACTTCGACGCCGTCAGCGAGACCCTGAGCGCCGGCCTCGCGTCCACCCTGGCCCTGACCGGCTCCACCGAGGCGAGCCAGTTCTGA
- the aceB gene encoding malate synthase A, with product MNHTSVPTLGGVSLASGHDSPILTPAALDFIASLVRRFQPELDRLLEQRRHRQEAFDRGELPGFLPETAELRAGAWKVAPLPEVLLDRRVEITGPPERKMLINALNSGARVYMADFEDSLAPSLENLLDGQRNLAEAVRGTLAHVDPASGRRYAMEARTAALMVRPRGLHLPERNLLVDGRPVPAPLFDAGLFLWHNAAAQLARGAVPALYLPKLEHHLEARWWNDVLDAIEEGLGLPPGCVRTTMLIETLPAAFQMDEFLHAHRTRAAGLNLGRWDYIFSTIKTRRMDPGAVLPDRGEVRMDLPCMKAYARLLVRTCHRRGCLAMGGMSAFVPQRGDEEGTARAFDQVRADKRREAADGCDGTWVAHPALVPVAQGPFDEALRGPNQLHVVPGPVAAAELLEVPSGPRTERGLRHNLKVGIRYLESWLRGHGCVALYGLMEDAATAEICRMQTWQWINHQADVEGLGRLDRPLFHALVDFSLHQIRAEVGEDAFEDGRYLEAADLFETLVLDRVPQPFLTVPAYDLLLEPVLT from the coding sequence ATGAACCACACGTCAGTCCCCACCCTCGGAGGCGTGTCCCTGGCCTCCGGTCATGATTCCCCCATCCTCACCCCCGCCGCCCTGGACTTCATCGCGAGCCTCGTCCGCCGGTTCCAGCCTGAGCTCGATCGTTTGCTCGAACAGCGCCGGCACCGCCAGGAGGCCTTCGACCGGGGCGAACTCCCCGGCTTCCTGCCCGAAACGGCGGAGCTCCGCGCCGGCGCCTGGAAGGTGGCCCCCCTCCCCGAGGTCCTCCTGGACCGGCGGGTCGAGATCACCGGTCCCCCCGAGCGGAAGATGCTCATCAACGCCCTCAACAGCGGCGCCCGGGTCTACATGGCCGACTTCGAGGACAGCCTGGCCCCCTCCCTGGAGAACCTGCTGGACGGCCAGCGCAACCTGGCGGAGGCCGTGCGCGGCACCCTGGCGCACGTGGATCCCGCCTCCGGCCGGCGCTACGCCATGGAGGCCCGGACCGCCGCCCTCATGGTGCGCCCCCGGGGCCTGCACCTGCCCGAGCGGAACCTGCTGGTGGACGGCAGGCCCGTCCCCGCCCCCCTCTTCGACGCGGGGCTCTTCCTCTGGCACAACGCCGCGGCCCAGCTGGCCCGGGGCGCGGTGCCCGCCCTCTACCTCCCCAAGCTGGAGCACCACCTGGAGGCCCGCTGGTGGAACGACGTCCTCGACGCCATCGAGGAAGGCCTGGGCCTGCCCCCGGGGTGCGTGCGCACGACGATGCTCATCGAGACCCTCCCCGCCGCCTTCCAGATGGACGAGTTCCTGCACGCGCACCGGACCCGGGCCGCGGGCCTCAACCTGGGCCGCTGGGACTACATCTTCTCCACCATCAAGACCCGCCGCATGGACCCCGGCGCCGTGCTGCCCGATCGCGGCGAGGTGCGCATGGACCTGCCCTGCATGAAGGCCTACGCGCGGCTCCTGGTCCGCACCTGCCACCGCCGGGGCTGCCTGGCCATGGGTGGCATGAGCGCCTTCGTGCCCCAGCGCGGCGACGAGGAGGGCACGGCCCGCGCCTTCGACCAGGTCCGCGCCGACAAGCGCCGCGAAGCGGCCGACGGCTGCGACGGCACCTGGGTGGCCCACCCCGCCCTCGTCCCCGTCGCCCAGGGTCCCTTCGACGAGGCCCTCCGGGGCCCCAACCAGCTCCACGTGGTGCCCGGCCCCGTGGCCGCGGCCGAACTCCTGGAAGTCCCCTCAGGCCCCCGCACGGAGCGGGGCCTCCGCCACAACCTCAAGGTCGGCATCCGGTACCTGGAATCCTGGCTGCGCGGCCACGGCTGCGTCGCCCTCTACGGGCTCATGGAGGACGCCGCCACCGCCGAGATCTGCCGCATGCAGACCTGGCAGTGGATCAACCACCAGGCCGACGTCGAGGGCCTGGGCCGCCTGGACCGTCCCCTCTTCCACGCCCTCGTGGACTTCTCCCTCCACCAGATCCGCGCCGAAGTCGGCGAGGACGCCTTCGAGGACGGCCGCTACCTGGAGGCCGCCGACCTCTTCGAGACGCTCGTCCTGGACCGCGTCCCCCAGCCCTTCCTCACCGTCCCCGCCTACGACCTGCTCCTGGAGCCGGTCCTCACCTGA
- a CDS encoding response regulator — MARIAVVDDSPGTRAFILAALAKGGHEARELEPTCLFEVFKALHEDPPDLLITDLVMPDCPGHTLIRLCREDAHLRDVRILLLTAHGDAALGLFLQQMGGTHYLAKPVSPTMLAECVDQVLAPGTEPDPGWSLACRGTIAVVDDSHLSRAFHAAVLRKAGFRPVPIEPGGLLETVVAIEAEQPDLLVVDYLMTEFNGDALIRAIRAREALQGVPVLVVTAHRADEIQTLLVPLGGVEVLFKPVRPDDLVEAVRSGLLQG, encoded by the coding sequence ATGGCCCGCATCGCCGTCGTCGACGACAGCCCCGGGACCCGCGCCTTCATCCTGGCGGCCCTGGCCAAGGGCGGCCACGAGGCCCGGGAACTGGAGCCCACCTGCCTCTTCGAGGTCTTCAAGGCCCTCCACGAGGATCCCCCCGACCTCCTGATCACGGACCTGGTCATGCCCGATTGCCCCGGGCACACCCTCATCCGGCTCTGCCGGGAGGATGCCCATCTCCGCGACGTGCGCATCCTCCTGCTGACCGCCCATGGGGACGCCGCCCTGGGGCTCTTCCTCCAGCAGATGGGCGGGACCCACTACCTGGCCAAGCCCGTGTCCCCCACCATGCTCGCCGAGTGCGTGGACCAGGTGCTGGCACCGGGCACCGAGCCCGATCCCGGGTGGTCCCTGGCCTGCAGGGGGACCATCGCCGTGGTGGACGACAGCCATCTCAGCCGCGCCTTCCATGCCGCGGTGCTGCGCAAGGCCGGGTTCCGGCCGGTGCCCATCGAGCCCGGCGGCCTCCTGGAGACCGTGGTCGCCATCGAGGCCGAGCAGCCCGACCTGCTCGTGGTCGACTACCTCATGACCGAGTTCAACGGCGACGCGCTCATCCGGGCCATCCGCGCCCGGGAGGCCCTGCAGGGCGTCCCGGTGCTCGTCGTCACCGCCCACCGCGCCGACGAGATCCAGACCCTCCTCGTGCCCCTGGGCGGCGTGGAGGTCCTGTTCAAGCCCGTCCGCCCCGATGATCTCGTGGAGGCGGTGCGGTCGGGCCTCCTGCAGGGCTGA
- a CDS encoding outer membrane beta-barrel protein, whose amino-acid sequence MKALAILPAMLVLAASPAALRAADPPALGVQAAIAIPVGDLPDVAKPGILLGGHGRWDFGGGHGLMARADLGLYASKDGASTNSFGAAADYTYHVDHNRRGLYLLVGVSFMNYSISRGASASRSGFGPDLGIGYDLNRNLGLQARYTTHSLDGATMGSLNLGATWTF is encoded by the coding sequence TTGAAAGCTCTCGCGATCCTTCCCGCCATGCTGGTGCTTGCCGCCTCCCCCGCAGCCCTCCGCGCCGCCGATCCCCCGGCCCTCGGGGTGCAGGCCGCCATCGCCATCCCCGTGGGCGACCTGCCCGACGTCGCCAAGCCCGGCATCCTCCTGGGCGGCCACGGCCGCTGGGACTTCGGTGGCGGCCACGGCCTGATGGCCCGGGCCGACCTGGGGCTCTACGCCTCCAAGGACGGCGCCAGCACCAACAGCTTCGGCGCGGCCGCCGACTACACGTACCACGTCGACCACAACCGTCGGGGCCTCTACCTCCTGGTCGGCGTGTCCTTCATGAACTACAGTATCAGCCGCGGCGCTTCGGCCTCCCGCAGCGGGTTCGGGCCCGATCTCGGCATCGGCTACGACCTGAACCGGAACCTGGGCCTCCAGGCCCGCTACACCACCCACAGCCTGGACGGGGCGACCATGGGCAGCCTCAACCTCGGCGCCACCTGGACCTTCTGA
- a CDS encoding helix-turn-helix domain-containing protein, with product MQDATPNRPAPRLGAKVRALRRQEGLTQTDMAQRLGISPSYLNLIEANKRPLTAPLLIQLAQAFKVDFRTFAPQEDVRMADDLMEAFGDPLFDNLDLPAAEVRELAQACPSIARAVFLLYQAHREGSRRLEALADQLSDGQGFPPAASPLPSEAAGDFIQRAMNHFPDLEAAAEELWERHGLDQDMLYLKLVDAFRSRGIAVRVHRASEMPGILRRFDPHGGSLSLSELLPLRSRAFQLAHQWALLALDGVLDGLTRDPLLPEGAARSMARVALANYFAGAVLMPYGPFLKGARNARYDIELLARRFQVSFEQVCHRLTSLRRPGEEGVPFHFLRIDIAGNISKSFSGSGIRFARYSGCCPRWNVHASFLTPGLIRTQISQMPDGVRYFCIARTLQKDTGAYRGQHAMQAVGLGCDIAHARELIYADGLLLDQPPVPIGVTCRLCDRTDCEQRAFPPLHQGIRVQEEVRRSSFFAHLGKGD from the coding sequence ATGCAGGACGCCACCCCGAACCGCCCGGCTCCCCGCCTAGGGGCCAAGGTCCGGGCCCTCCGCCGGCAGGAGGGCCTGACCCAGACGGACATGGCCCAGCGCCTGGGCATCAGCCCCAGCTACCTGAACCTCATCGAGGCCAACAAACGGCCGCTCACCGCCCCCCTCCTCATCCAGCTGGCGCAGGCCTTCAAGGTGGACTTCCGCACCTTCGCCCCCCAGGAGGACGTGCGGATGGCCGACGACCTCATGGAGGCCTTCGGCGATCCCCTCTTCGACAACCTGGACCTGCCCGCCGCCGAGGTCCGGGAACTGGCCCAGGCCTGCCCGAGCATCGCCCGGGCGGTCTTCCTCCTTTACCAGGCGCACCGGGAAGGGAGCCGTCGACTGGAGGCGCTGGCGGACCAGCTCAGCGACGGGCAGGGCTTCCCGCCCGCGGCCTCGCCCCTGCCCTCGGAGGCGGCGGGGGATTTCATCCAGCGGGCCATGAACCACTTCCCCGACCTGGAGGCCGCGGCGGAGGAGCTGTGGGAGCGCCACGGGCTGGACCAGGACATGCTCTACCTCAAGCTGGTGGACGCCTTCCGTTCCCGGGGGATCGCCGTGCGCGTGCACCGGGCCTCGGAGATGCCGGGCATCCTCCGCCGCTTCGATCCCCACGGGGGCTCCCTCAGCCTCTCCGAACTGCTGCCGCTGCGGAGCCGGGCCTTCCAGCTGGCCCACCAGTGGGCCCTCCTGGCCCTGGACGGGGTGCTGGACGGCCTGACCCGGGATCCCCTCCTGCCCGAGGGCGCGGCCCGGTCCATGGCGCGGGTCGCGCTGGCCAACTACTTCGCGGGGGCGGTGCTCATGCCCTACGGGCCCTTCCTCAAGGGGGCCCGGAACGCGCGGTACGACATCGAACTCCTGGCCCGACGCTTCCAGGTCAGCTTCGAGCAGGTCTGCCACCGCCTCACGAGCCTGCGAAGGCCCGGGGAGGAAGGCGTGCCCTTCCACTTCCTCCGCATCGACATCGCCGGGAACATCTCCAAGAGCTTCTCCGGCTCGGGCATCCGCTTCGCGCGCTATTCGGGCTGCTGTCCCCGCTGGAACGTCCACGCCTCCTTCCTGACGCCGGGGCTCATCCGGACCCAGATCAGCCAGATGCCAGACGGGGTCCGCTATTTCTGCATCGCGCGGACCCTCCAGAAGGACACGGGCGCCTACCGGGGCCAGCACGCCATGCAGGCCGTGGGCCTCGGCTGCGACATCGCCCACGCCCGGGAACTGATCTACGCGGACGGCCTGCTCCTGGACCAGCCCCCGGTGCCCATCGGGGTCACCTGCCGCCTCTGCGACCGCACCGACTGCGAGCAGCGCGCGTTCCCGCCGCTCCACCAGGGCATCCGGGTCCAGGAGGAGGTGAGGCGCAGCAGCTTCTTCGCGCACCTGGGCAAGGGCGATTGA